One Manduca sexta isolate Smith_Timp_Sample1 chromosome 28, JHU_Msex_v1.0, whole genome shotgun sequence DNA window includes the following coding sequences:
- the LOC115447855 gene encoding LOW QUALITY PROTEIN: kelch domain-containing protein 4 (The sequence of the model RefSeq protein was modified relative to this genomic sequence to represent the inferred CDS: substituted 1 base at 1 genomic stop codon): MGKKKNKNKLSGAVKTAAKTEKKLANKLKKELANLGEEDIAKVIAQIEREEAKRAAATDKTLPGPPSPRAYASLTSHPTNNELIMFGGEYHNGQKTETYNELLFYNPANNTWRQXGAAPPPRSAHQAVATPANKGELWVFGGEFTSPSETQFYHYKDLWCFSLAEKKWEKVVAPNGPSPRSGHRMVLLGRKLFVFGGYADDGRECKYFDDVYTFCLDTRVWTKLAASGRGPCARSACVTVPAGNDSLIVYGGFSRVREGKTERTHTHTDLFRLSERTGGGWTWRSLTGGAFAPPARAGHAAAVNVHSNKAYVFGGVSDVEETEEELRGEMSDELLLLDLETGKWHNVPLRSEQTKQMEEVKEPVETVEDDTKETVTVVTDEVFTMKLGGAPVSTGLAVGATPVGIVPRTGPTARMSAMMAVQRSVLYVYGGVLEKDDKQFYLGDMYSLDLHKLSEWKTIIEQPPLPNWLGSSSEDEDDDGSEDDSDSSDESD, translated from the exons ATGGGtaagaagaaaaataagaataagCTGAGCGGTGCTGTGAAAACCGCCGCAAAAACTGAGAAAAAGTTGGCCAACAAACTGAAAAAAGAACTCGCAAACTTAGGCGAG GAGGATATAGCAAAAGTAATAGCTCAGATTGAGCGCGAGGAAGCGAAGAGAGCGGCAGCGACAGACAAGACACTGCCAGGGCCTCCGTCCCCACGAGCATATGCCTCCCTGACTTCACACCCCACAAACAATGAACTTATTATGTTTGGTGGAGAGTACCATAATGGGCAGaag ACAGAGACATATAATGAGTTGTTATTCTACAACCCCGCTAACAACACATGGCGGCAGtgaggcgccgcgccgccgccacgcAGCGCTCACCAGGCGGTCGCCACACCAGCCAATAA AGGAGAACTATGGGTGTTTGGTGGAGAGTTCACAAGCCCATCAGAGACACAGTTTTACCACTACAAAGATCTTTGGTGCTTCTCACTAGCTGAGAAGAAATGGGAAAAG gtgGTAGCCCCCAATGGCCCATCTCCACGCTCTGGTCACCGCATGGTGCTCCTCGGGCGCAAGTTGTTCGTGTTCGGCGGCTACGCGGACGACGGCCGCGAGTGTAAATACTTTGACGACGTGTACACATTCTGCCTTGACACTCGCGTATGGACTAAACTCGCGGCCAGTGGGAGAGGACCCTGTGCTAGGTCAGCATGTGTCACTGTTCCGGCTGGGAATGACTCG TTGATAGTGTACGGTGGTTTCTCCCGCGTGCGGGAAGGCAAGACCgagcgcacacacacacacacggaTCTCTTCCGGCTGAGCGAGCGGACGGGCGGCGGCTGGACGTGGCGCAGTCTCACAGGTGGCGCCTTCGCCCCCCCGGCCAGGGCCGGACACGCCGCCGCTGTCAATGTGCACAGTAATAAGGCGTATGTCTTCGGTGGAGTTAGT GATGTGGAGGAGACAGAAGAGGAGCTCCGAGGCGAGATGAGCGACGAGCTACTCCTGCTGGACTTGGAGACAGGCAAATGGCACAATGTGCCATTGCGCAGCGAACAAACCAAGCAGATGGAAGAAGTTAAAGAGCCAGTGGAAACTGTAGAAGATGATACAAAGGAGACTGTTACAG TGGTAACAGACGAAGTATTCACCATGAAGCTGGGCGGCGCCCCGGTCAGTACAGGGTTGGCGGTAGGTGCAACTCCGGTGGGTATCGTCCCCCGAACGGGGCCCACTGCTCGTATGTCCGCCATGATGGCGGTGCAGCGATCCGTACTATACGTGTATGGTGGAGTGTTGGAAAAGGACGATAAACAATTCTATCTTGGAGATATGTATAGTTTAG ATCTGCACAAACTAAGCGAATGGAAAACGATAATAGAGCAGCCGCCGTTGCCGAACTGGCTCGGATCCAGCTCTGAAGACGAGGACGATGATGGTTCCGAAGATGATTCTGACAGCAGCGACGAGTCAGACTAA